The genomic stretch CAACGTGATGCCTTGCCCTTTAAATTACAgcttaaatgaagaaaaaggttGACAATCTGGTTAGTTCTGGGgaagaatgagaaatatatatatattttaataatgtaTATGACTTCATCTGCTAAGCACTCTTTAGCATCTtctcttttattctttgtttctgTTTGATTCTTTTCTGTTTCAGTTtattaaaatttagttttttttggtttattaaaaaacagaaattaGTTGAAGGTTAAATGTTTGGTAGCTTATGCGAAGACATCTGTGCTGTGATATTCTCATAAGCTGGTTACTTGTAGGAGTGCTTTAGATTTGggattttattttccttcaacaTAGTCATTTGCATTTCCTGCTCATATACCGTACTAATGAAATTTTACATATGTGGCAGATGCACTGTTTGCCTTGCAGAATTCCGCGGTGAAGATACATTGCGTATCCTCCCCTACTGTGGGCACTTCTTCCATGTTACCTGCATAGACATATGGCTGCAGCAACATTCAACATGTCCTGTTTGTCGAATATCATTGCGTGAGTTGTCCGAGAGAAAACGGTTGATGCAGCCCTTGTTCAGTTCAGCTGTTCGATCCAATTACAGGGCGGAGTCCTTCAACTCCCATTCTTTTCACTGTCCACTGAGAACCCATGGTAGCCGTGGGATGGACCCAATTCAAGAGGATCGTTGTATGCCTGAGGGTAATAGAGCTGAAGCTGGGGAAAACATCTCCCCATTAAGTGAGGGTGATCAGATCACAAAAGACTCAGTAACCAAGCATGTAGAAAGCCCCTCAAATCCctaaattcatcaatttcttgGAATCTAAGCTGCTGCATTAATCAGGAATTAGGATTAGTTGGAGATTCAAATGGGTATGTCTGAAGATTTGGAATTGAATCCATTGGAAGTGTAACCTAGGAAGTTTATTGTTTTCTACTTTTCTCTTGTGGGTTAATGTATATATTGCAAAAAAGTGATTTGTTTTTACCTTTCTCACTTCTCCCTTTGACAGTGTGTAGCATTGGCAGTTTTGTAAGTTTCAGTTGTATAACTAGAATTATTTGAAGAGCTTTGCAAACCCCCTTCCCTTGTAGAAGCATATGTAGCTTCTTTTCATTTGTCAGAATTTAATAGGTTATGTGattgtcaatatttttgtttgtttgttttttttttatttatgttctcAAAATAAATACGTTAATAAACATCTCAAAACACATAACAACTTTTAATAAatatgtattttgtattttgtctttgtctttagcaaaactacaaaataaaaactagtTCTTAGAGTTGCGTTttgggatatttttgtcttgtaGTAAAGATTTGGAATATGGTAAATTGGTAATGTTACTCACGGGGCTTGGGCTTACTTTCCTCAACAAATCAGATTCTCTTTTTCCATCATTCTATTTCTCTCCTTttgtataaaagaaaagagacgaGTAACCTTATCATTTTTAAgtcaaagccaaaaaaataatatttttcaacaaacatatatattggTATTTTGTgcgacaaaaaataatagttaacgaaaaatattttttaatttttaaaaaatggtttatatttttaaaatggttaaatatctttttactcttgtaatttaacaattttattttttgtctcctaaattttagtttctatCACATGAGGTACTTCGAGTTTACATAAAGACGGAAATGGTAGCTTCGTCAAACTTCCGtccaaaaattgatggaaattCACGCCAACGCCCATAAAATCTTGACACGTGTCCAcagacaaaattaaaaaaaaaaaaaaaaaaaaaattggaaagggGCGGCCGGAAGCCacgggtggttggccacccccattttatACAAAGAAAGAATGCTTAGAGAAACAAAGCTGGCGCTGTGGAACGGTTTGcggagagagaaaaatgagttcAGGCAAAAGTAGAGAAGTCGCCATGAATTGGGGTTTTGCAGAGATTGATCGATCAAACCCCAACCCTAATTTCTCATTTGGGTATGTGACAGAAGAGAAGGATTTGAAGGCTTTTTTTGTGGTCGTGACAGTGAAGCAGTGGAAGGGAAATAGAGTGTGGATTGAGGAAGAAGACAGGAGGGGAGTGAGGGAAatgcagaaaataaaaagaaaccgTTCATCACTCACTCCCCTCCTGTCTTCTTTTCTGCAACTTGGGGGTGGTTTCccgagccaccccaaaaagGGCCAGCCACcacatgggggtggccggccccccctttctaaatttt from Corylus avellana chromosome ca1, CavTom2PMs-1.0 encodes the following:
- the LOC132167732 gene encoding RING-H2 finger protein ATL38-like isoform X1, which encodes MISSGINLVMTVIGFGVSTMFIVFVCTRLVCARIHLNATRRSLPVAYRSDLSILERGLHGLEPVVVAKFPTRKFSDEYFSASENTQCTVCLAEFRGEDTLRILPYCGHFFHVTCIDIWLQQHSTCPVCRISLRELSERKRLMQPLFSSAVRSNYRAESFNSHSFHCPLRTHGSRGMDPIQEDRCMPEGNRAEAGENISPLSEGDQITKDSVTKHVESPSNP
- the LOC132167732 gene encoding probable E3 ubiquitin-protein ligase ATL44 isoform X2; protein product: MLPGAPYQSLIDLISVSSTILYRLLCLGHALAIIHFFIVQLERGLHGLEPVVVAKFPTRKFSDEYFSASENTQCTVCLAEFRGEDTLRILPYCGHFFHVTCIDIWLQQHSTCPVCRISLRELSERKRLMQPLFSSAVRSNYRAESFNSHSFHCPLRTHGSRGMDPIQEDRCMPEGNRAEAGENISPLSEGDQITKDSVTKHVESPSNP